TTTTTTCTCATTCCAGCATTGATTAAAGACCTCGACGAGATCCGTTCGGTCATCCCAGGCTGCCTTGTTGATTTTGCCTTCGTACTTGGGCTCGTTATAACCTGCTTTCGTAAGAGCCAGGGAGTGATCCATTGCTCCTAAATCGACGAGTTGATCCAGTCTGGCGGGAAGTACAAGCGGCTGGCAGGCATCGACTGCCTTCTGATACGCACTTTTCAATAGAGGCACAGCGGTGTGTGTCGGTGGCAGGTAATGTTCGACCATGAGAAAGTGTTGGCCTCGCTTTGCTAAGCAGACAATCATATCCGTGAAGCTGAAGGGCATGCGTTTTATTGTCCACTCATCCAGTTCCTGCTGCAGCTTCTTTCTTTCCTCTCTCAGCGCTTTAACGGGGGGCTCCTCTTTAGCCTCTTTTGTCAGATCTTTGAATTTTCGGGGGCGGAACGTGTTTTTTTCTTTGCCAATCAGGGGCGAGAGTCCGTCGAAAAAGTAGTCAGAAGACTGGACAGCCTCGTCCTCATTGGAAACGCAAAATTCAACGGCGGGAAGGGTGGCGACCAACTCCTTCTCTTCCTTGATAATTTTAAGCAACGAGCCGTATTTGGAAGGGGAGCTCGGGGGAGATATCCTTCCTTTGTAAGGAACTATAGCGGAATCTAATCCTCTGCGGTGCAAGGGGGGGCTGGTGATGATGGGATCAGGGGATGTTGGCGGTGAATACATAGAATACCTATTAAAACAGAGGAATTTTTTAGTATTTTAGTTAATTGGTTAATAAAAGTAAATAATTTTTGTTTGATTTAAAAATCCCATATTGCAATTTAAAATATATTTAACGTGCTTCTCTGCGTGGAGATCGGTGATGCGTTCCGAGTTCTCGATGTTTTTCTCTGAAGGGGATAAATATGTCGAAAACATCTGAAAATCGCATCATTAGAAACACTTTTGCCAGAGCTTTTACAAGATTGTTCACCGATATGGATTTCGTCGCTTTGGGGGATTATTTTGACCCTGAAAACCACAGAAATCGAATCTGTTAACGGTCTCTAAGGGTTCGACAAAGGGCTGAATTTTGTTAAATCAGACAGAGTTTGTATCGGTAATAAAAAATTCAAACTCTTCCTTGGACAATTAACAAATCGTGGGTTATCTGCGGGGGGTATATACAGAAAGTGTCTCAAAATTTGGGTTTTGGCTTCGAGACACTTTCGGCATAGCCTCTAAGATAGGGGATAGAGAGGCAGAGGTTTTTCTCCCTCCTCTTTCAGTAGTGCATTTTCTTTGTCAAATAGTTCTTTACCGGCGAAGGCGACAAAAGGCGCCTCTTCAAGCTTGGGTGCGATGACATTTTTTAGGACATCAACTACCTCTTCCTTCGTTGCCTTGAGAAGCCTTTCCCTCCATTCCTGACGGAGGGTGGGTGTTCTTCCTTCTTTATGGAAACTGTAGGAGATATCGGCCCGGCTGCCAGGAGATACCGGGGAGTCTTGTGATTGAATAGCCTCCAGCTTGGCTTCAGTGAGGTCCTGTTTGGTGAAACCTCCCGCGGCCAGCTTGGCGACAGCGTCTTTGAAAGCTTTCTTTGTGGCCGCGATGTGGGGGTCGCGGAAAGAAAAGAAGACGAATTGGCCGGCCAGCGGGTAGCAGGTGGCCCCGCCTCCATAGGCTCCGCCCTCTTCACGAATCTTCTGATGGAGAAAGCGATTTTCGAGCAGGCTTGACGCCAAAGAGAACAGCGGGGATCGAGGATCGGCATAGGGCACTAAAGAGAGAGCCATAGCTGCGGAGGACACAGGGGCTGAAATCACACGGCCCTGGGAGGCGATTTTCTCTTTGCGAGGCGCCCTTTTGATCGGCTTAGGCTCTTTTGACGGCTTTGAGAAATTGGAAAAATCTTCGCTATGGAGGAGCTCAATCGTGCTTTCATCCCCTGAGATGATGAGCTCCGGACTTGCTTTTTTGAAGATCTCCTGCTGCAGGTAGAGCAGCCTTTCGACTAAGGAATCGATTGTCTGATCGAGATTCTGTGTCAGTGCTTTCATCTTTTGCCAATAGGTCAAGCCAAACCAGGCGTCGTTGATGCGTGCTGGCTCGCTAAGCCCTTTAGTAGAGAGACTGATTGCATAGCGCAGCGCACTTTGAGTGAGCCTTGAATCAAGCGATGTCCAGTGTTTCAATAGCACTTCTTTGATACGTTTCTTATTTGTGAAATCACACTCTTTGGCAAGACCCTTCATCAGGTGCATCATCTCTTGGGTATTTCTTTTCAGACACTTGCCTGAGAGTTGCAGAGAGGGGGTGAAGAGGTTTGGATCCCGGGCGTTTAATTGCAACGAGACCGACGCACCGATTCCACCGGTGCTTGCCTGCACTTCGTTTAAGAACTTCTCGTATGCCATGCTTTTTAAACCAATTTGCGGAAGAAGGAGGGCAAAAAGCCTGAGCAGGTAGAGATCTTCTTCAGGAAGCAGGGGCAGGGGGAAAATCAGGTCGGTGTAGGTAATGTGGTTTGTAAAGCAGGTGTGATAGTATCCCTTGAGGGGACCGAACTTCTCCTCTTTGAGTGGGTAATCCCTGATTTTGCCCGGCACGTCTTTTAGGGTTAGTTTAGGAAGTATGTTGATGTCTTGCTTCTCTTCCTCTTTCTGGGCCTTTTCTAGTTTCAAGGCCTCTTTTACGATCGCCTTTTTCTGGGAAGCCGAAAGCGCTTTCTCTATCTTTTGAATTCTCTGTTTCTCTTCCTTAAGCTCTTTTTTGGCAAGGGAGGGATCGGGTTCCATCAGCACTTTGACAAAGTGGCGATTGTCGAGCATCGTTTTTTTAAGCAGCTCTTCGAAGTAGCGCTTATTTTTCTTCAGCGTTTTTTTCAGCTTTTCGATCTGTGTGTGGATGAGAAGGCCCTCTTCGGGTTCGACCCCGT
The DNA window shown above is from Estrella lausannensis and carries:
- a CDS encoding insulinase family protein is translated as MAKKTLIKGFEVTKSIPIPELDLHLTELRDEKTGAEVLHLKAKDPENVFCLSFKTIPKTSNGVAHILEHMVLCGSKNYPVKDPFFSMLRRSLNTFMNALTGSDFTCYPAATLVKKDFYNLLDVYLDAVFFPTLKKESFLQEGHRLEYQTGKDPKTPLEIKGIVYNEMKGALSSAGSRLSEEINAQLFPTITYGINSGGDPKVIPDLTYEELVNFHKEHYDPARCLFFFYGDLPLEGHLDFIRKKVLSKAKPASKLPLLPLEKRFTKPKSVKSKYPLSQEEMGEKKAYMSLGWLTTPIQDQQELLALSILQVMLMDTDASPLKMAILKSGLASQASLSLDSEISEAPLVLTLSGIEAKDAKTLEKTVFSTLEDLVAKGFSKKLIESAIHQFEFHRSEITGDHYPYGLILFFRSGLLKQHGVEPEEGLLIHTQIEKLKKTLKKNKRYFEELLKKTMLDNRHFVKVLMEPDPSLAKKELKEEKQRIQKIEKALSASQKKAIVKEALKLEKAQKEEEKQDINILPKLTLKDVPGKIRDYPLKEEKFGPLKGYYHTCFTNHITYTDLIFPLPLLPEEDLYLLRLFALLLPQIGLKSMAYEKFLNEVQASTGGIGASVSLQLNARDPNLFTPSLQLSGKCLKRNTQEMMHLMKGLAKECDFTNKKRIKEVLLKHWTSLDSRLTQSALRYAISLSTKGLSEPARINDAWFGLTYWQKMKALTQNLDQTIDSLVERLLYLQQEIFKKASPELIISGDESTIELLHSEDFSNFSKPSKEPKPIKRAPRKEKIASQGRVISAPVSSAAMALSLVPYADPRSPLFSLASSLLENRFLHQKIREEGGAYGGGATCYPLAGQFVFFSFRDPHIAATKKAFKDAVAKLAAGGFTKQDLTEAKLEAIQSQDSPVSPGSRADISYSFHKEGRTPTLRQEWRERLLKATKEEVVDVLKNVIAPKLEEAPFVAFAGKELFDKENALLKEEGEKPLPLYPLS